A genomic window from Parasteatoda tepidariorum isolate YZ-2023 chromosome 10, CAS_Ptep_4.0, whole genome shotgun sequence includes:
- the LOC107449079 gene encoding uncharacterized protein isoform X1 — translation MDLKDKDFDFDQDLLNNIFEQLTLESIPDLSGTLDNLDNELKNCLVENGIKDCAEKNLCESKPQKFDLNNSGGNDFEKNTEIENEGNTYFSPNILKLNQEKVPATPIKTEIEDEDFQIIKLEPLTDSSSSDSSDVENETSIIERGKEKKKRSHKKKVYSYRRPPSPSEFKRENLLHTNLGLVLENNSSSYQVQPSLPSYLPFNACQVNSDFNISCTESYYVNSPDSGFGSPSPPIVSSSPPNRDSEVPLDDEDQEEKEKRIRIQEIYNSIIEEVKLYQIEESQQNSNIRDNGGDNLEQIFHSRYDPIDSVETNITGNPTIGDASVNYLDTPAEFQVPDEDFEDLFNEFVNELLKSEINQSTSGTICSSSENSDSVPSQNPVLCYRPVVQEESGKRKISYNIKDNAKRALRNSEFFDVEKYRVEGRKILKKIKWQEKRMENVKIIDYDEREKFKDLQQTNLHSAVIESNVEKVFCIIEAVKCYGLELFDINNKDVFKKTALDYAIKQDMPLLINYLKENNAVPAINV, via the exons atggatttaaaagataaagattttGACTTTGACCaagatttattgaataatatttttgaacaattaacACTGGAATCTATTCCTGATCTTTCAGGAACTTTGgataatttagataatgaaCTTAAGAATTGCCTTGTTGAAAATGGTATTAAGGATTGTgctgaaaaaaatctttgtgaaagtaAGCCacaaaaatttgacttaaataATAGCGGGGGAaatgattttgagaaaaatacagaaattgaaaatgaaggaaataccTATTTTTCAcccaacattttaaaactgaatcaaGAAAAAGTTCCTGCAACACCTATTAAAACGGAAATCGAAGATGAAGATTTTCAAATCATCAAATTAGAACCATTAACTGATTCATCTTCATCGGATTCATCTGatgttgaaaatgaaacaagtaTAATTGAAAgaggtaaagaaaaaaagaaacgatcACATAAGAAGAAAGTTTATTCTTATCGACGCCCCCCTTCACCATCagaatttaaaagagaaaatttgctTCACACCAATTTAGGTCTTGTTCTAGAAAATAACTCTAGTTCTTATCAAGTCCAACCAAGCTTGCCTTCCTATTTACCTTTCAATGCTTGCCAAGTTAACTctgattttaacatttcttgCACTGAAAGTTATTATGTCAATAGTCCTGATTCTGGATTTGGATCTCCATCACCACCAATTGTTTCCTCATCACCGCCCAATAGGGATTCTGAAGTACCATTAGATGATGAAGATCAAGAGGAGAAAGAAAAGAGGATTCGAATCCaggaaatttataattcaattatagAGGAGGTAAAACTTTATCAAATTGAAGAGTCACAGCAAAACTCTAATATCCGTGATAATGGTGGTGATAATcttgaacaaatttttcattcaagatACGATCCTATAGATTCAGTGGAAACAAACATAACTGGAAATCCTACAATAGGAGATGCTTCAGTGAATTATCTTGACACACCTGCTGAATTTCAAGTGCCAGATGAAGATTTTGAGGATTTGTTTAATGAGTTTGTTAATGAACTACTTAAGTCTGAAATTAACCAAAGTACTAGTGGAACAATCTGTTCTAGCTCCGAAAACTCTGACTCTGTACCGAGCCAAAATCCTGTACTTTGTTACAGGCCTGTTGTGCAAGAGGAAAGTGGTAAACGTAAAATAAGCTATAACATAAA GGATAATGCTAAAAGAGCTCTTCGAAACTCAGAATTTTTTGATGTCGAAAAGTATAGAGtggaaggaagaaaaatattaaaaaaaataaaatggcaagagaaaagaatggaaaatgtaaaaataattgattatgaCGAAAGAGAAAAGTTCAAGGACCTGCAACAAAC gaATCTACATTCTGCTGTTATCGAATCAAATGTAGAAAAAGTGTTTTGCATAATTGAAGCTGTGAAATGTTATGGTCTTGAGTTATTTGATATCAATAACAAAGAtgtgttcaaaaaa ACTGCATTAGATTATGCTATCAAGCAAGACATGCCACTGTTAATTAATTACTTGAAGGAAAACAATGCTGTTCCTGCTATTAATGTGTAA
- the LOC107449079 gene encoding uncharacterized protein isoform X2, with protein sequence MDLKDKDFDFDQDLLNNIFEQLTLESIPDLSGTLDNLDNELKNCLVENGIKDCAEKNLCESKPQKFDLNNSGGNDFEKNTEIENEGNTYFSPNILKLNQEKVPATPIKTEIEDEDFQIIKLEPLTDSSSSDSSDVENETSIIERGKEKKKRSHKKKVYSYRRPPSPSEFKRENLLHTNLGLVLENNSSSYQVQPSLPSYLPFNACQVNSDFNISCTESYYVNSPDSGFGSPSPPIVSSSPPNRDSEVPLDDEDQEEKEKRIRIQEIYNSIIEEVKLYQIEESQQNSNIRDNGGDNLEQIFHSRYDPIDSVETNITGNPTIGDASVNYLDTPAEFQVPDEDFEDLFNEFVNELLKSEINQSTSGTICSSSENSDSVPSQNPVLCYRPVVQEESGKRKISYNIKDNAKRALRNSEFFDVEKYRVEGRKILKKIKWQEKRMENVKIIDYDEREKFKDLQQTLH encoded by the exons atggatttaaaagataaagattttGACTTTGACCaagatttattgaataatatttttgaacaattaacACTGGAATCTATTCCTGATCTTTCAGGAACTTTGgataatttagataatgaaCTTAAGAATTGCCTTGTTGAAAATGGTATTAAGGATTGTgctgaaaaaaatctttgtgaaagtaAGCCacaaaaatttgacttaaataATAGCGGGGGAaatgattttgagaaaaatacagaaattgaaaatgaaggaaataccTATTTTTCAcccaacattttaaaactgaatcaaGAAAAAGTTCCTGCAACACCTATTAAAACGGAAATCGAAGATGAAGATTTTCAAATCATCAAATTAGAACCATTAACTGATTCATCTTCATCGGATTCATCTGatgttgaaaatgaaacaagtaTAATTGAAAgaggtaaagaaaaaaagaaacgatcACATAAGAAGAAAGTTTATTCTTATCGACGCCCCCCTTCACCATCagaatttaaaagagaaaatttgctTCACACCAATTTAGGTCTTGTTCTAGAAAATAACTCTAGTTCTTATCAAGTCCAACCAAGCTTGCCTTCCTATTTACCTTTCAATGCTTGCCAAGTTAACTctgattttaacatttcttgCACTGAAAGTTATTATGTCAATAGTCCTGATTCTGGATTTGGATCTCCATCACCACCAATTGTTTCCTCATCACCGCCCAATAGGGATTCTGAAGTACCATTAGATGATGAAGATCAAGAGGAGAAAGAAAAGAGGATTCGAATCCaggaaatttataattcaattatagAGGAGGTAAAACTTTATCAAATTGAAGAGTCACAGCAAAACTCTAATATCCGTGATAATGGTGGTGATAATcttgaacaaatttttcattcaagatACGATCCTATAGATTCAGTGGAAACAAACATAACTGGAAATCCTACAATAGGAGATGCTTCAGTGAATTATCTTGACACACCTGCTGAATTTCAAGTGCCAGATGAAGATTTTGAGGATTTGTTTAATGAGTTTGTTAATGAACTACTTAAGTCTGAAATTAACCAAAGTACTAGTGGAACAATCTGTTCTAGCTCCGAAAACTCTGACTCTGTACCGAGCCAAAATCCTGTACTTTGTTACAGGCCTGTTGTGCAAGAGGAAAGTGGTAAACGTAAAATAAGCTATAACATAAA GGATAATGCTAAAAGAGCTCTTCGAAACTCAGAATTTTTTGATGTCGAAAAGTATAGAGtggaaggaagaaaaatattaaaaaaaataaaatggcaagagaaaagaatggaaaatgtaaaaataattgattatgaCGAAAGAGAAAAGTTCAAGGACCTGCAACAAAC ACTGCATTAG